Part of the Vigna unguiculata cultivar IT97K-499-35 chromosome 3, ASM411807v1, whole genome shotgun sequence genome, attaacCTTATCTTTGGTTGATATGAAACTTCAAACactaaaatcaagaaaaaatcaagaaagattgaaagagataaaaattcacatttaaagaagatattattaaaaattcaatgtaagttaaacataacaaattaaataaaaataaaaaaataaataatatatttggatTAAAAATGGTGTACTAAattattctatatatttattcCCATCTCATTGTTATTGTATCAAATCTCCTTGTTGAAAAAACTTACATTAAAGATCTTGTTGACACAAACACGAATATGTGACACTCATCGTCATGTGATATCAATACTGTCATGTGACACAAACACTCACATGTGATATTGACACTCAGTGGTGGATCTTCActacaaaatttggagggaccAAAACAATATAGTTATTTGATTATTAGATTGGatcaataatataatacttcaaaaaataatttatctaacTGAACAATTTAATCATTAGGACAATACTTCAAAATATGTAAAGAAGTAAAATCTAtcttattttcatcttcaccaacAACTTCTCTTCTATCATTTTTAAAGAATGAATTTATGGTCTTATTCCTCATcaatatacttaaaaaaaattaatattaaaaaataatttatcataatctaatgagaaattgagagtcataattattttataatcaagTCATAAAATCGGtttgaaaaaacacataatacattatttttttcttctatattcataaaaaaatgaatatacaaggttcatgaaataaaaaataatgttaataactattaaactaatagttcattatcaagtgagacaaaagagttatctttttttcttcaaggaaagaagaaaacaaatgacAAATGAGAGCAAAAGTAATGAGTTTGtgtttaacttctttttttcttcaaaaacaaaaagaaaacatatgaggCTCAAAGATGAGTacaagtttaagaaaacctaaaaatataatgagaaataaaataaaaaaatatcttaataaatatttgttttaattattattttgatttttgtttccAAAAATGTAAGTTGGTCCTCAAATTGatttagtcttaatttggtTTCGATATTTTAGTcaaaatttgacatttttttacaaaaaaaaaaattaaacctaaatatttttactctttattatatttaattttatatttaattatttattaacattaagtattatactttataaaaaaattaaaaagacaatttaaatttctatcaatttttaaaatacattatttataatttaaaaaatttcaaaatttcaaaatttcaaaaatatataattaaaaaaaatcaaaaaatatatacataattaaaaaaaatcaaaaatattttggggACCAAGGTCCCTCCATGCTACATATATAATTCGTCACTGCTGACATTGTCATATGACACCATTGTTGTCAAGTAACATAACAATAACTTgataaatggtaaaaaaaattaaaataatcaaaagctaaataaaaagtaaaagatataaatataaataaattggaACTACTACAACATGTGACATGTACACAAAACATTAACAAtgttaatataacaaaaataaccaaattagatTATTTTTGCAAATGCAAGaacttaattaaatcaaataaaaatttggaacctaattaaataattcaaacaaatatgaggatatttaagcctaaaacaagaaaagaaatcTTTAATTAAGCAACACTAATTACTTTTTAAGGAAAACtatcttataaaatttaaatcaattatattcACCAATAAatcttcataaaatattttgtgataTCAAGATAgatgtataaaatttgaaaaatgatactATGACTTCCATTTTTTTGATTCTTATCATTCATTTTCTGATATAACTTAATGTGAACCATTGATTActgtattttcttttgaaagaaTCAATGACTCATACTCGATCAcgttaagaaataaaagaagtcaagaaatagaaattataatatcacttttcatacaattttttaaaatatattaaaattaaaagcataaaaatATTGGGGAGGGGGGAAGCCGTCGTATGACCCTTTTAAGCTCCACCATTGATTATGTTTTTTGCCAATATTTTTCGTTGTTGTTCCTTATCTCGTTTTAGATCAGGATAACGACAGTATAGTTTGTGGGAACTTTCaatcaacattttctttttcatgaacATGATGATTAggattcagtttttttttttttttattgtgtatggacaagcctttaataaagaaaatataaattatacttttcttatctctattatttaaaaaaaacaagtcGTTGGcaatacaacaaaaatataaattaacatttCAATCATGaggtacaattttttaatttacactTTTGAGAAGAGTCAAAACACACAATTATAACTGTAAGTGGATATGTTTGTCTTAAAGTTCATCGTATATTCACATAATAAAGATCGTGTTTTTAAAGCCTTGGTGGGTTATATATATTAACCCTAAAACTTGGAATTTATGTGAATCAACTCACATCACAACTTAATTTTAGGCTCAACCCTACATTTTTTCACATTACACGGATCCACCTGTGATTGAAGCACATGTATCTAACTATAAtgataactaaattaaaatcattatgaCTCTATAGGGCCAAGTCTATTATTTCTCTCCCAAATCAAAACCATTATGACTCTGCTCCAATCCATGTTCTTGAGTCATCATTTTGAGCCATAATAAAGGCCCCAGCATTTCTCAACCACCCCATTAcaatttccatcatcttttgCTATAAAACCATGTTCTTAATTCTTATTATTAACACTAAGTGTTCTTCTTTCTTAACCTTTAGAGTTATATTGCAGTTAAAAAATGGCCCTGGGAAGAGGCAGTGTAATTGTTGCTCTAACACTGTCATTTTGGTCGGTGCTTCACTGTGAGATGGCTCACTCAGCCACCTACACAGTTGGAGATGCAAATGGTTGGACCTTTAACACTGTGGCTTGGCCTAAAGGGAAACGATTCAGAGCTGGTGATACACTTGGTTAGTTTCTTTCGATCTTATTTTTTTCTGTGAAATAAAATGTCCAAAAAATTCGTTGGGATAGACTCTAACCTGATTCTGATACtatgttagaagtgagttttagCATAATTAATCAACTGAAATAAGAACTTTTCATCACAATATTACGTTCTAACTATGCATATATGTGTATTGTAGTTTTCAACTACAGCCCTGGGACTCACAATGTGGTGGCTGTAAATAATGGTGGCTACAAAGCATGCAAGACCCCAAAGGGTGCCAAAACCTATAATTCAGGAACTGATCAGATCAAGCTTGCGAAGGGACCAAACTACTTAATCTGCAATTTCGTTGGTCACTGCGAGTCTGGCACCAAAATTGCCATTAATGCTCTCTGATTTACCATTCCACAAAACTGCACTATCTTATGTGCTTTCAGTACTGTTGTCCAATTAAAATCTCAGGTTTTACTTGACAGACAGCACAAGATAACAAGTATTTTATGCTTTATATTTgagttttatcttttttaatttcagatTTCATCTTCTGTTCCTTTTCGATTTAGTTATCGTTCACTGCAGTTTGATACTTACTTCACTGTCTGATTTCATAAAGGTTTTACTTTGTTTGCCTTGATTATTAAGCactttaaatacttttttttattaaatacgtttttatctcttaacttttaagtaaattttgaaattagtccatttcgaaactttggactaatttagtcttcTATCTCtcgaaatacgtagatttagtcattttaatcaaattttgttaggtttatttgatgtttcgtacacatttcagaattgtatttgagttgtttatgctgtttgacacattttgactttaatgttaagtcaaatattattatgaaacgcgtttgaattgtcaaataaacttaacaaaatttgattaaaatgactaaatccacgtatttcgaaagataaaagactaaattggttcaaaattttaaaataaattaattccaaaatttattaaaagtcgacggacaaaaacatatttagccatttttttttcaataactttACTCATCTAATGTATAAAATAAGCTCACAACAGTTAAGTTGaaaaagcaaaaaaagaaattaaatcgGTTAGCACATAGTTAATTGAATTATAGTCACAccttgttttttaaaattttggcacTCCTTGAGCTAAGtttgataataaatttgttgatatatctattttccttaaaaatggactaatttctgTATCTATTCACTTGTAAAAGCTATATTATTAGATAATaatatgacttttttttaagatacttacagtaaaaattgaaaattttatttggataaaaccATTTATAGTTGAATGGCACTGCAAATTTCGTTTACACAACCTACACATTAATTATTTCCcacaaaaaattagttaaattaaagGCTCAAACAGTTtcgtccaaatttttttaatttgcttgacgttattttctttttcttgatggAAAAAATCCCACCCTATAATATTGGGAACCTTTACGTTTTACCaccaaattttatataaaaaaaataacatatggtATTCATACACgagaaatatttcaaaatacaataaaatttgactaaatcttgataattaaatttaattagaacGTAAGgactaaaaatacaataatacaattaaTGCAGACTATGAATATTTGCAAAAAACAAAGTTACACGAAACAATATAAGTTAATTGGCACATCCAATGTTAAATATAAAGAGATTGACCAATGGGCCCAAAACCCAATAACTAGCTTGATCTTTTACGGAtacttcttcctgcacctccatatgTTATTCCTGTGCCTCGCAATGCAAACTGAAAAGATAAATTTGCCCTCATCGTCTTCACTCCTTGTATTAAGAATCCAAAACTTTGTTTTCGGCACTCGAACAGTGACTTTTGCTTTTCACACctccataattttattttacaccTACATTGACCAAACTACCGTTAATAATGTTTAAAAGTTGTTTTGTAACACAAGATTAATAATTGACTCATTCTAAAGATATTTCACgatgaataaatatttatatatgtagcTAATTTATAatccttgattttttttttcacatacaCTCTCCTTTTTCATGCACCTTCCTTTTACATTTAATAGTAAGAGCATTTTGTATTGAACAGAgggtagttttttttttttatgtagaaGGGAAAATAGTTTATGTatcaccaaaataaataaaaaaatgtttaaatatatttctagtTCTTTTAAGTTgggatattttttcttttgatataattgtaaatatgaatttattagTCCGGTGtataatttactaaaagaaatcaataaatattcaattaaagGGAATAAATAAAAGTCATAGTCCAATTATAATCAAATCACGTCACGCTTAATCAAAGTCATTTCGAACCAATGTCCTTTGTGAGACAATGAAACAATTACTACCATAAGTAATTAACCGTAGCAATATAAATTCATGAGACGTTTTGGGACAGAAAATGGGATGTTTTTCTCTACTCTTtgcaaacaataaattttacaaagttTTTTAGTATTTTACCTAAAAtgccttttaaaaataaataaaaaatactatatttgTTTCCTCAAATATAGAATTGTCTTTagagtttaaaataatattaattatctttttgttGATTATATTCTTAGTATTAACAGtcaattttttgaaaagaaaaagcgTATACAACTCTATAAATCTATAAatgctgatttttttttttaaaaggtaaactttatatatatcgaaaaaatgtgatttttttttcaaaaaaagaagGTAATATTTCTTTAAggattaataattaataaaataaactataataaaCGAAATCATGACTCTAAAGATAAGCTGAATGGGGACTATTGTGGTCATTTGAAAATTGGTACCTAATATAAAATTCATGAACCTGCTAGTGGGGACCAACTTAGAATATCTTTGAGAAGAAAATTGGCAATTGCATAATCAAGTAATCATTTTAAACTTTAACATAAGGAACTTCCTGCCATTAATTTCTTTCAGGCCTGACCCCAGTGTCCATCAAAATGAAAGATGAAG contains:
- the LOC114179046 gene encoding basic blue protein-like; the protein is MALGRGSVIVALTLSFWSVLHCEMAHSATYTVGDANGWTFNTVAWPKGKRFRAGDTLVFNYSPGTHNVVAVNNGGYKACKTPKGAKTYNSGTDQIKLAKGPNYLICNFVGHCESGTKIAINAL